A window of Solanum stenotomum isolate F172 chromosome 9, ASM1918654v1, whole genome shotgun sequence genomic DNA:
TACTCGTGTGTTTGAATCTCACTTGTTCTACTTTTAGAAAAAAGTTATTGTTATGCAATTTATGGATACCTTTGTGAGATTTCTGACTCCACCATTATCATTTATACTCTTCTATCTAAAATCATATCCTCAATTAAGACAATGTCATATCATATATATCTTATCACCCTTCATCAATTAATCAAAATACGCGTAAACTAACCCAAACATTATATTATACCAAAAGAAAATCTTCCACTCATTAAtgattccttttattttaataatagttttgttgattttattaGATCATCAAAGAGATCAAATAGGTGTAATGGCTAAAGGCACATGTGCACTCAGATTCTAATACATTTGTAACTTCCAGAGGATTTTCGTATTTGgactcttttttttgttttgcctAGTCATATTCATagcataaaaatatattattattttttatagaatCAATCTTTAACTAatcacattcacatacataAGCAATGTAAATTATTTGAATACGTTTCTAATATGAAAGTGAAAGTTAGTTCTAAGCAGGATCTAAAGACGTTTAACTTCAgctaatataaaaattaagttcaattGTTAAAAGTAAAATTCCTTTTAGTTTgatcttctcttctcttttaaGTTAGGTTCttaaaacatgaaatcaaattttttgaatatcTTGAGAAAAATGAGACTTCTTTGGGAATATTGTGTTATCTTTTTAGTGTTACATAATGTCATTTTCATTCTTAATACaaattttcttctaatttatgatagaaaaaatctttatttctaataatacgttatctttttattgttacaTAATGTCATTTTCATTCCGactaattttatgaattttcaaCTACACAACTCTTAATTTGGAATTTATATAGTTCACATTGACTTAATTAGTGAACtccaaaattgaaaagaaattcCAACTTTACTTCGAACTTGTGGACACTATTGATGTActttaggggttgtttggttatTACATAAGAGGTAACAATATCATGATATAcgaaattattttatatgaaattaaCTCTGTCAGAAATATATGTTAACGAATATCCTTGTCAAGTCGGGGttaggtttttttaaaaaaaaattaaaactaattagAATAATTTTTGGCGTTAAACGACTATAGAAaagtattttcattttcatgaaaaaataaataaaaatatcttactatgatataaattattcaaaactGAATAATCATTCGATCAATAAATTCTAAATCCTCTAATGAATTTTCCTagcataaatttaaattaatcgaatCAGTAATAGCTAGACACCTTGTAGGATAATTTCTTAGCACCTTTGATAAGCAAACAAGTTGTTTGCAGTTTtagccttttttttcttttttctttttttatttttaacagcCTGTTTTATTTCTTTCTCCAAGAGATTTtctttaaacataaaaaaacagTACTAAGGATCTTTATGTCTCATTGTCCCCACAAAtccaaattttacaaaaaagtTCATTATACATACCaactatttttcatatttcaaaatcatctctctcatttttattaaaaaaaaatgtctaatTTTCAAATTCTCTCTAAGTATAGAACCAAGATTCTATCTTTATTCTTCAATATCATCTTCCTTGTTATAATTTCTTGTCTTACATTTCATTTCTACTCTTCAAATTCCAATTTTTATCCAAACAACACTTTCACAATTCTCCAAAAAAACAGTTTCTTGAAAAGCAAAGATATTGGTTGTAAAGGTATTGAAAAATTTGTTACTAGAGATGAAAAGTGCACTTATGTTAAatcccatgaagggtgtaaacCTAatggatatattttttatctacaACTTTTTTATTGCACTTTTAGCCCAATTCTTGGATATATTTTACTAGCACTATggttaattttacttttttatttattaggtGATACTGCTAGTACTTATTTTTGTTCTTCACTTGATGGATTATCAAAAAGTTTGAAACTTTCACCTATAATTGCTGGTGTTACACTTCTTTCACTTGGTAATGGTGCACCTGATTTTTTCTCTAGTATTGTTTCTTTTATGAATGATGGTACAAATGATATTGGACTCAATAGTATAATTGGTGGTGCTTTCTTTGTATCAAGTGTAGTTGCTGGGATTACAAGTATATCAATTAGTCAACAtggaaggaaaatcaagaagtcGAGTTTTATAGGGAATGTCATGTTCTTAATTCTCTGTGTTGTTTGCCTTCTTGTTGTGATCATCATTGGGAAGATTCACTTGTGGGGTAGTTTaggtttctttttcttgtatcTTGTTTATGTTTGCTTCATATTCACCTCGGAAATGCATGTTCGACAAGAAgagattgagacagatgatgatgATTCATTTGATTTGCCAATGGTTTGTGACATGAAAAAAGGTCAAGAATTGTCATGTGAATTGAAGGTGCCTTTGTTGGTGGATAAAGGTCATGAGGTTCAAAGTGCAAAATTTTGTGTGTTGAGAAAAGTTGGGTATGTTCTTGAATTACCACTTGACTTGCCAAGAAAGTTGACAATTCCAAATGTTTCACAAGAGAAATGGTCAAAATCATTTGGGATTGTGTCAATCACTTTAGCTCCTTTGTTATTGGTTCTCATTTGGGATTTCTTTGGGCCTAAATCAAGCATTTGGGCCTATGGAATTAGTGGTGTTCTTGGGCTTTGTTGTGGGATTCTTGTGTTTTTCACAAGTGATGGGCTTCATCCACCAAAAAAGTTCATCTTTTTGTGGCTTGGGCTTGGTTTCTTAATGAGCATTACTTGGACTTACATCTTGGCTGAAGAACTTATTTCTTTGTTGGTCTCAATGGGCCTAATCTTTGGGATAAGCCCATCAATTTTGGGCCTAACTGTTCTTGCTTGGGGTAACTCATTAGGAGACTTGGTAGCTAATGTAACACTTGCCAAAACTGGTGGGCCTATAGGAGCCCAAGTGGCTTTATGTGGATGCTATGCTGGGCCTATATTCAACACCTTAGTGGGCTTGGGCTCATCACTTATTTTCACAACTTGGAAAGCATTTCCTTCAAGTTATATTGTGCCAATAGATTCAACTATTTATGAGACCATTGGGTTTTTACTATTGGGCCTACTTTGGGCCTTGGTAATCTTGCCCAAAAGAGACATGAGGCTTGATAAGTTCTTTGGAGTTGGGCTTTTAGCTATATACTCATGTTTCTTGTTCTTAAAACTTGCTAGAGCTTTGGGCTTCATTGAATTTCAAGTTTCCCCATAGAGACCTCGTGAATAAGGAAGCATGTCGACTCTGAAAGGAAGCTCTCGAgaggaaaagagaagaaaataaccaatgATATCATCCTAAGCCGATTGCTTCTCTCAAGATAGTAGTGAGGAGGGTAGGTTGAAGCACTTTGTAGTAAAGTAGAATCAAAGATCTCTACTTAGATGTAAATTTGTATTTATGTATTTAACCTAAGTATATATAATGGTGATGTATTATCTTGCATATCAACCAACAGCCTATTCGGAAATCTCCTGATTTatgattcttctttttttaacttCCTAACCAAATCATTGATTATTACGTCTTTCCTCGTCTTTGGGTACCATGAAATTATGTCTCGAAGTCTCACATGTGGAATTTGAAATTATGGGACTATTTATCAATTAAAGTAACTAAAGAAGTggatatttatgtaatttacttTATTGTAAAAGTAATAAGACCTTGGGCCTTGAACACATTAGCAGTAAATGGGCTCAGTTTGATGTTCTTATGTAAGCCCAAATGTACACCAATACTGGCATACTGGGCCAAAAGTTTGTTTGAACTATGAAGCTAGATCCGAATCACATATGTTGATTGAGAATTGCTCGGGAATTCATTGATAATGAATTTGTTGAGGCAAAGTTATGAGCAAGGTATTGTAGTTActttaaatataatgtttgtttcaattgtcatttaattttattgtattgtagTATTATCATATGCATTTTATGTAACGatgaaaatgtcatttttacGTTAGTGATTAGGATATCATCACCTAGTAAAGCGCAATGTACGtaattattaatttgatgtagTCATATCATTATCTTTGTTTCCTCATCTTGACCTtacttattattaaataatccTATAATTAAACGATACAATTCATTTAAACATTGTACTTAACAATACACTACAATATATTCTGAAATAATGTGTATTAATCATCCAAACAAGTTGTTATACCTCTCATAAAAGGATAAAAGAATACTTATCGACCTGGGCTTGTTCTTGGTTATGGttataaaatcaaatcgaaCCGCAATCCGAACAAAATCGATTAAAAAAACagatatttggtttgatttggttaagtttgattttaaattttgaaagatgTTAAGATCTCTAGAATATTGAATCAGCTTTATGCTATTGACAATGagttttttaagtttttgaaacttagtacattgaatgaatcactttgttcgtgtaataGCTTTTTTGTGAATTATTCATGTACTAGGTGTTTGTGTCTATCAAGATACGTATTTATGCAACAAACTTATTACTTTCGAAacgaaaaaatagaacaaaaccgacaataaccaaaccgacggttattttttttatctagtttggttttagaaatttaaaatcgataattgatttgaatttaattttaactaataacCGATCTAAACCGAACCACGAACACCCCTTATCGCTTCACCAAGAACTTAGTTATCTTTGTCCA
This region includes:
- the LOC125876045 gene encoding cation/calcium exchanger 1-like, encoding MSNFQILSKYRTKILSLFFNIIFLVIISCLTFHFYSSNSNFYPNNTFTILQKNSFLKSKDIGCKGIEKFVTRDEKCTYVKSHEGCKPNGYIFYLQLFYCTFSPILGYILLALWLILLFYLLGDTASTYFCSSLDGLSKSLKLSPIIAGVTLLSLGNGAPDFFSSIVSFMNDGTNDIGLNSIIGGAFFVSSVVAGITSISISQHGRKIKKSSFIGNVMFLILCVVCLLVVIIIGKIHLWGSLGFFFLYLVYVCFIFTSEMHVRQEEIETDDDDSFDLPMVCDMKKGQELSCELKVPLLVDKGHEVQSAKFCVLRKVGYVLELPLDLPRKLTIPNVSQEKWSKSFGIVSITLAPLLLVLIWDFFGPKSSIWAYGISGVLGLCCGILVFFTSDGLHPPKKFIFLWLGLGFLMSITWTYILAEELISLLVSMGLIFGISPSILGLTVLAWGNSLGDLVANVTLAKTGGPIGAQVALCGCYAGPIFNTLVGLGSSLIFTTWKAFPSSYIVPIDSTIYETIGFLLLGLLWALVILPKRDMRLDKFFGVGLLAIYSCFLFLKLARALGFIEFQVSP